TTGCGGATCTATGTGGTCAGTAAAAGAAAGAagctccagccaagtaatttggagcaaaacagtgaTCAGTAGACCATGATCTTTATTGTTGTACAGCAGGTTCCCACACGGAGTAAGTTGCCTGTTGCACTTTCTGTATTGTATTATCAGAGCCACCAAGCAATAAACCAAGATAATAAAGCCATTATGatcttttttgggtgtgtgtgtggatgatttcattttttcatttctgCCTCCCAATTCCACCAAAAGGCCTGCTTCCTGGCACAAAAATCCACAATCCTAGATTAAATTGTGCTGCTGACAGACaagacttctgtcttgtcaggattcaacctcataaAGAGGGAGAGGGATCTTGAGGTTACCCAAGTTCATCAACTTGCTCCGCTTATCAGATTTAGTCCCAGACACCTTAAGTACCCGCCACCcaaagaacaataaaactatGCATATCCTTGTCCCCCAGCCTTCCCGATTGGGCTTTGGGAACACCCTGCCTCAGCAAACCCACCAGCGGATCTCCATTGTTTTCTACAGGAGAGGGGTGCTGTGTATGGGACTGCCTGCCTCAGGGATTATGGAGGCAGGGGAAGCCTGGATTCCCTTCTTCCAGAGGAGTCATTAGTCACTACAACCAAGGAAATGGTGGTGTATGTATGGTGCCCTGTGTCAATGGTCATTGTTCTGGCCTTAGAGGCTATGGTGGGGACTTGGAATTTGGGGGAAGTTgcttaactgccccccccccccgttcctggtTTTAACACCTCCAACTGTCTTACCCAAGAGGCTGCTGAGGCCAccttggctgagattcctgcaagacctgctccctgctttaaaggcctttccccacctggcctgggagccTTGGGCCCTGACTTCCGCTgcaaaagctgaagctgctggACAGAATCTTGGGCTTAGGAGGTTGTTTTTGTGAGTCGGGTCTGTTCCtgctgggtttttcttcttcttcagatcttgtgatttatgaggaaattgttcagtttggttgtatattttttaattatttatgtaTTGCTTATGACTATGGggagggctgggcgatgggctccgcggggtggtgaatgctttccTCTGTGtatcagttctccaaaggaccacagaccctGAGTGAGGCCTGGAACCCCTTGGACTCTTGCTGCAGCTCGGCAGAGtgggggtggcacccaacttttgtaacatcatcatcatcattgattaaatgtatgctgccctatacctgtagacCTCAGGGTGCCTCATCATCAGCCTCCTCCCCTCTGGTTGTACCCCTTCTTGCAATCTGCTCCTCTGGTTCTCCTTCCTGCTCAGCATCTGTGCTAGGAGGTCTGACAGTGGGCGGTAGATCTGGAATGCTATACATCAATTCAGGGACGTTTATGAGGGCTTGCATTTTCCCCCTCTGAATCATCAGATAAGTGTATCACAGGTCCTCTCTTGTCAGCTTTCCTGTGTTTCTCAAAATGAACCACTTGTCTTGTGCTGACTTTCCTTGTATTCAAGTCCATCACCCTTCATCCTTTGTTCCCTAGAGCATAGCCAATCATCATAGTTTCTTCTGCTCTGAAATCTACACTGTGGAGCCTGCTGGAAAGTGTAGTCTGCTCAGCAGGGCCACCCATGGCAATGGGCAGAAGCACGGActgcgcaggtcaattctgtatccagggcagctgtctcccagctccatctggtacgcaggctgagaccctacctgcgactgtctcgccagagtggtgcatgctctagttatctcctgcttggactactgcaatgcgctctacgtggggctacctttgaaggtgactcggaaactacaactaatccagaatgcggcagctagactggtgactgggggcggccgccgagaccatataacaccggtcttgaaagacatacattggctcccagtacgtttccgagcacaattcaaagtgctggtactgacctttaaagccctaaatggccttggcccagtatacctgaaggagcgtctccacccccatcgttctgcccggacactgaggtccagctccgagggccttctggcggttccctcattgcgagaagcaaagctacagggaaccagacagagggccttctcggtagtggcgcccgccctgtggaacgccctcgcatcagatgtcaaagacataaataattacctgacattcagaaggcatcttaaggcagccctgttcagggaagtttttaatgtgtgatattttagtgtatttttggtttctatggaagccgcccagagtggctggggaaacccagccagatgggcggggaacaaataataaattattattattattattctcccagGGGGCACTGTACTTGACTCTCCCTCCTTTACTGGGCTGAGACCCCCGGGAAtcagcagaagggggggggagctatccctcctccttcccccgtGGGTGCAGGGGGCTGCATGCAACACTGCCCCTGGGAGCTGGTGGCTTCTTCATGGACATTTCCGCAGACTGCCCCCCTCTGTGCAGGAGGTTGAGGGGTGGGGTAGGGTGAGGCGGATCCTGGGGTTGGCTCCTTCCCCCATGCCTGGctccctctgccccagcctcAGCTGCAACCAGATGGGCCCCTGGGACCAGTGGGGGGAAAGAGGTGATGTGGGGCGGCCAGGCAGGTGTCTCTGGGGGAGGGTGGAACATACATGTGGAAGAACCAAGGGGTACACAATTACTACGGTTTATTGAATTTGTTAGCTGCTTTAACTTGCTCAGCCCAAAGTGACATGCCACCAGCTGCTCCCTGGAAGAGCAGCCGCCTGCAGCCAGCCCAGGCCAAAGGGGATCACCCAGCCCCACACCCGCCTCTTCTCTCAGGGGCCCAGCAGAGGTTTTGttgccttcctgcagtttccccgCAATGCAGCGTCAATGTCTCAGCTCAGTCTTGGCAAATGTAAAACCTGTGCATAGAACAGCTTTTTGTGCCATGAGTTATAAACCTTAAATTTGCTTCATCCTTTCCACCCACCACCCGTTTTTCTCTTTGCCCTTTGTTGTAATATATTTACCAATCTCCAACAATTCACCCCCCCTCCCGGCTTTCGAGAACCCTTCCAAGAGGCAggttacaataaaaacagaacatgccactgagccatggctgtGGCAGCCGTGTGGGTGGCCACCTGCCCACCCTTCAGCGAGGGGCAACGCGGAGCTGGTAGGCTTTGGGGACCATTGTCAGGAATGCTGGTGCTGGCGAGGCATCGAGGTCCTCAGGAGCCACAAGAGGGACCAGGTCAAAGTGTTGCAGGATGGATGTCAAGGTCACAAAGATGGTCATGTCCACCAGCTTCTTGCCAATACAGGCCCGCTGGCCTGCAAGCAGAAAGGGAGGTGAGCCCTGGAAGCGCCTTCCTGGCTGCATCCTTGGAATGGCAAAGCCACACCGGCTGGGATGGCAGGAAGGGGGACCAAATGAGATGCTAAAttgccggggggagggggaggcagagcagCTCTTCCACGCTGTGGGCACAAAATCTACGGCtgtctgtgacccccccccccaagcagccaGAGACTCCAGCCATGCATTGGAATTAGGATGAGGCGTAGGAGAACCTGTTTGGCTGCAAGATTCCTTTCAGCTGTAAAATGAGGATTCATCTATTTACCTACGGAAAGTGGGATGAAGAATTTGCTCTCCTTCAGGCCTCCGTTATCATCCAGGAAATGCCCAGGATCAAACTGCAGTGGGTTGGGGAATTCACTGCTGTCGTGCAGCGAAGGCTTCAGAGCAGGGAAGACTGTGGTGCCCTGGTGGGGGGACAAAGAGAGGAGACCCTCCTGGCCTCAAGAGGAAGCAGAGAGTTCTGCCCTGCAGGTGCAATCGCAGACAAGGCCCTTGAGGTCTGGGGTCACCCCCTGCCTGGCTCAGGTGGGGCAGCCCTCAGTAACCTCCTCTGAGGACCAGGTGCCTGATGGAGAAACGACTTACCGTactcccaccccagccctggCCTCCGTTCTGGGCGCTCCTGTGCACCTCAGGAGTCTCAGGCTTGCCCTGGTTGCAGCTGCATGGAGGGGACTACTTGGCAGGGTGGCCTTGATTCACGTGCAAAGTGCCGGCTGCACATTTCTGGTGCTGTGTGTTTGGAAAGCCCTTGAGTGTGTCCTGCCCAGCTTTCAAATCTGCTCCTCCACTATAACCAACACCCAGAAGGCTCCACAGTGTCTGCTGTGGATGAAAGGAAACTGCACACAGGTTTCTTTGTGGCCATTTTAGAGGCCCCCTGGGAGGCCAGAAACTGACCTTGGGGATGAAGTATTGCCTGAAGAGAGTGTCCTTTGTGGTTTCATGTGGCAGATTCAGTGGCACAAGCACCAGGGTTCGATGGATCTCATGGATCACAGCATCTGTGTAGGGCATCTTTCCCAGATCCGCCATGCAAGGACTTCGTGATGAGCCAATCACAGTATCAATTTCTTGATGAACTTTCTCTAAGGTAAAAATAGATGAGATGTAGTAAGAGTGAGATTTTTGTGAGTgtgatttgattattatttttttgctttgttttctgttcCTGCCCCTCTTCTCTGCCCCTTCTTTTCCAAGCTCCTCAGTCTCCCAACTAGAAGCCCCCCACTTCTGTCAGGGTGCTGCCCACCTTTGACCTCTGGGTGCTTCATGAGAGTCAGGAGGGCGTAACTCAGGGTGAGGCTGGTGGATTCTGCTCCTCCAATGAAAAGGTCTAAGATGCTCCTCACCAAACTTTGAAGATCAAACACAGACCCACTGTTCTGCTTCTCCTGTAGGGAGGTTGGAAGAGACGACAGGTGCACAAAGCACATTGTTTGCCCAAAGTAACTCTGCCATTACAGAAttccaccacaaacacctcccaagGATCTGGGGCTGGGCCTGTCTGTCATGTTTGCAATGCAGAGATAAGTCCCAGTCCTGGAAAACTCTTCCTCTCATCCTGTGTGAGGGGAGAGGACTTCCCCAACCTGCCACCTTCCAGGATCCCTCTCCTCAGcacacccaccccccactccctccTGACCTCCTGCGTAAAGCTGGGGGGAAGGGGGTGCAATGAGAAGCAGAACAAAGCCTTTTGtgccccctccctctgcccctgctGCCATTGCCCAGCATAAGGTGGGAGCAGGGGGGGCTTTGACCCTGGATGTGGGCTTCCAGAGCAAAAAATGTGCCCTGCTGCCCCCTTTCATACAGACACGTTTCCCTGCCACCTCCAGTCTGGAAACGTGGCAGAGAGGCTCTGCTGAGCACACAGCCAGGGATGGCACATGGCACCTGCCCTCGGATGGCCGCCATAGTGAGACCCAGTGAGACAGCAGATCCGCTTCTGAGCAGGGTGGCCCAGGGATCACTGCAGACAGGACAGCCAAGGAGGCAGGTGacacgcccccacctgctccaTCTTGACGAGAAAGGCATCAATGAAGTCCTGAGGCTGGCTGGGCTTCGTTGTCTCCTGGTGTCTTTTCACCCGCCTTGAGATGAAACGCTTTAACTCCtctgtatttttaaatatcttCTTGTGAGATCCAGGGAAGTATTCCAGGATTGTCGGGAAAATATTGTACAGCTGTGAAGAGCAGGAGGTAAAACTCACcatgtgatccctgcattgcagggggttggagcagatgccctttgggtcccttccaacactacagttctgggATTCTACAGTTGCCTGGCCATAAAAAGGAGTATTTCTTACCATTCAAATGGCATTTCCAGTCTGCCTGCCCTATGTTCAGGTTGACCTGAGTAGCCCAATAACTGCTCACATCAGGCAGCCTTTTCCAAAATCTTAAACTGGAAACCAGCCAGCCAACCTCCCCCCTCACCCCCCAGGGTAGTGCATAGAGTTTACACAGGAGATGTTgctcctctgcccacccccaccccccgcaacctcttcctcctcctctggatgtTCATAGCTCAGCTCTCTGTTCTTGCAGGCTACCTTGCATGCTGCAGCCCAGGAGAGAGTTGGCAGGTGGGGGGCAGGCACTCTGACCCACTCCTTGGTCAGCCGGGGTCCAGCGTCTGAGCGGCTTAAGGGGAGCAAGTGGGTTGGAGCTGCTCCCCCCTGTTCAGCCCTTGGTTCACGAACTTGGGACCCGTCTCTGTGAAGGGGGAAAGCTGACCTCTCCAGCCCCACACCCACTGCTGGGGACCCGCCCTAGCCAGCCCCAcctgctcccctcacctggtggGCAAGGGGAATTGGAAGGGCCCGGCTGATGGGAGCAGGGGCTGCCTTTTCGGTGAGACAGTGCAGGCATTTTAGGGAGTTTTCCACAAAGGACCCCAACTGTGTGGCTGTGTGCACATTACCTGTTTTTTCTTAATTCCGATCAAAGCTGATTTAGGGGAGAAAGACataaaaatgcagcatttcataGGGTagatacaggatagatatggattgtggcttcCCCAGTCGGCAGTGGGGATGCCCTGGGTGCAGTCTGAAAGGGAGCGTGTCTTCTGTCTGTGCCTCTTGGCAGAGGGAGATGGGAGCAGCAGGAACAGACACAGACCAAAGTGCTGGTGGGGGACACCATCACAGAAGGGCCCCCATGCTACCTCAGGCATAGATTGCGTGATGGGTCACTTCTTGCCCCACAGGAAGAAAGGAACCTCGGccatcttctgccctccctgcacaTCCTATACAgagcacacacccccccccagtgGCTGAATGGCTGGAACAGAAGCCCCTCCCCCCTGCTGCCTGTGTGCTCACCTTTGTCATTGGGCTGGACTGGAGAAGGGCATTTTCTTGAACCAGGCGGATGAATCCCAGGAACTCCTCGTCTTCATAGTCAAAACGACTGCCAAAGGAAACTGAGCAGAGGATGTTGGCAGTTGCCTGGCTGAGGAAGCGAGATGGGTCGAAGGGCCTTCCTGCCAGGGCACAAACAGGGGCATCATTTTGAGGCCGTGGGAAGATCCCGGCTGCATCCGGTCAGGCTCCCCTCCAAGGCCAGGAAGGGCAAGGGCCCATCTCCAACCCAAGGGAGAGGACTAAGGATGGCTTCTGGCCATGTTgactctgctctgcttccacagccagAGTTAGCAATGATTCTCAAACCCGCAAGAGGGACTGTTTTTGCTCTCAGATcctgcttgggggtttcccatgggggcagtggcggactttgggctttcaCGTCTATGCAACGCTACAATCCAGCCCCCCGCTCTGTTCTACAGCCTTgttttggtgccccctgcagGGTGTCTCacgctaccctaaaactgcctctgatgGGGTATCTGCTTGTGAGCACAGGAGGCTGGCCTAGAcgggctccccttggcctgatccagcaggcccttagGTTCTTCTGCCCACAAGGCCAGTCCTGATCAGGATCTGTCCTGTGGAGCCAAAAAGTTAGCACAGTCTGGCATATtgaaggtggttggactagaagaccctcagggtccctcccaacttgacagttctatgattctatgagccacCAGCCATTTGCTACTTGGAATAAAAGAAGTCTGCTTGAGGAGCCCGTAGCACTGTGTGGTCTGGAGGTGAGGAAAAGAGGCCTCCTTACCATTTGTGTTTCTGAGTCTCTCCACCAGGAAACTCGCCTCCTCCTGGATTCTCTCCTCAAAgctcctttcccccacctccaagCTGCCCAAGGTGGCAACAGCAAACTGCCGCAGCTGCCTCCACGTCTCCCCGTTGCTGAAGCCAATTCCTGAGGACACGCAGAGAGGAAGGCAATGCATGAGGGGCAGAGGGGCCTTGTGGGGCCAGGATGCTTCCCCCCACCGCAGGGCTGTGCTGTCCCTCTGCCGTAAGCTGAGCAGCAGAGGGTGgaatttgtctgtctgtctgtctctcacacaccACAGGAGCCAAGGAAGCTCAATAGGGCAATTAGAGAGAAGGCGAATGGGGCATGTACAGGATTCGGCCTCATTGCACAGGGGAAAACAATCTGCCTTTCTGATGCCACAGACTTGGATCTGTATTTCTGCGGGAAaagagagcaggaatggggatGGGGAGGGTCACCCAAAACAGAGAACTACTTGGAACAAGGAGCTCTCCCAATACTTACTTACTTTTCCTCAGTTCCTGCCCTCTGGACCttaatcaacccccccccccccatgaaggggAGCTGTGGACCTTAGTCTGTCAAATGCCCAGCAGAGACCTAATGGGTGgcgcggggaggggggcattcCTGTGTTGCGTTCACTGCCTTGCCTAAGCCACACCTTAGAAAGCAGCCCATAAATACTTTTGACAACGCCCCTGTGGGCTCTGCCTAAGGGGCTGGAGGCTGTGCGTGTGCTGGCGTGCAGCTCTTCTAGAAACCAACCTGTTCCATTGGCTGTTTTAGCCAGAATGGGGTTGCTTCCTCTGGCCCCAAAGGAGTCTCCCTGGGCCAGCAAGGCCTCCTGCGCCACTTCGTGCCCATAGAGCACCACGACCCGTTGAGAGCCCAGGTGGATGGTGAAGATGGGCCCGTACCTCTGGCTGAGCTGTgagaagagaagggaggtggGCAGGCTTCCTTTGCAGAAGTACAGGCTGACCTCTCTGGGGGGGCCCTCAGGCTGCACCCCAAGAGCCCCGGCCCAGCCTCCACTGCCGAGGGATGTGCCCTTCTGGGAGCGCTAGAAGAGGGCCGCTTATTGTGGCAAaacaagttgatggactatgctgaaatggcaaaattaactgggaagttCAGAAATCAAGGAGACAAGAACTTcacaaaagaatggggaaagttcatAATTTATTTACGAGACCAttgtaagcaggttaaaacattagcaggattttaaacacatttgtaaagtaatggaaagtatggataatttggaaggacaaaaatttgaataagtattgatatgcagttgtaaatattatcattaggacccatggaagggatgtggggaagtcaggaAATTCAGAGTAATCTTGATAGTTGGATCTTgaattgttttttgttgtatgtttatatatatattaaaatcaaataaaaatatattaaaaaaagaagagggcTGCTTATTTTGAGCCTGGTGCCTTCGGCGCACCTACCCGGGCAGAGTCTCCTTCGCTGGCGGTTTCTGCAGCCATTTGGTGCTGCTGTAAGGAGGAGCTCCTGGGTGGTGCCTCTGGGCAGCTGAGAAGGGCAGGGCTGCCCTTATTGGGCCCCAGTGTGTCCTGCAGCCTCACCACCACGTGTGCCTCCTTGAGACAGGGTGGCAGAGGTACGCTGCAGGATGCGGTCCCCCCTTGCTCCAAAGCAGCCCTCCTGGGAACCCTCACATTGCAAAGTGAGTCTCAGTCTGCAAACATCTGGGGCCTCCTGACTGTGAAGACCAAGAGGGTGAACTACTCAGGCCTCTTGCTGGGCAGGCCTGGGGTGGCACAGGCCCCATCTTGCCGTGGGGCTCCATGCCAGGCTAGCCTGCCAGCCCCCACCGGCCCGTACTTACCTTCTCCAAAGATCTGGGGAAGTCCTTGGTGTCCAGCTGCAGGATGTTCCCCACCCAGGGCAGGGGCTGGGGGCCTGGAGGGAGCCTCTGGCGGCCAGGAGCCTTCCTCCGGactgagaggaagaagaggcaagcaGCACATAGCAGGAGAAATATGCCAGGGGCCCCCCAAGTCTCCATGACCAAAAACTGCACTTCACCAGATTGCAGGACGAAGGGAAGCTGTTTATTGCAGTCcaaaatatgcaaaactgctCAGATGAAGGTGGGGCTGGATTGCTAGCCAATCGCCTTCTGTTGGTCTTCAAGATAACAACTGCAACCTTCTGTGCCCAAAGGTCACCGCTGGAGGTGTGTGGGAGGCCCTTGAAGGAAAGCCAAGGCAGATGCAGGCACACGCAGCCACCCGCAGAGCCTCCAAAATGCAGGACTCTCCTGGCACCTCCGGATCCATGAGAAGGTTCCTGCTGGCTCACAGCAAGGTGGGCCCAGCGtgcagcacccccccccaaaaggcccATCAGGCACCTCCCTGGAACCCACAAGCCCCAGCCAAAGCTCCCTGCTTTGGGGTGTCCCTGCTTCTCTTTCACACTGCTGCAGCGTCTTTTCTGTCCCCTGCAGTCTGTCCCACTCTGAATTTTGGGTTGTTTTAAGGCGGCCAGGAATGAGACACAGCATATTTCATCATGCAGCAAATCTGCTTTTCCTTCCATCTGCTTGCCCAGGGAGACACAGCGACTGACCAACCAGAGGTGGTGGCAGGGAAGGAGCTGCTTGCTCGCTGTCTGGGGTGCAGGTCCAAGGGGATTTAAGGCACTTCATGGGTTCAGGGCTTTTGCATTGTCCCCATGATGTCACCCTCATCCAAGTGACAACCTGAActttcctcccaattaattggggTTTCCCCAGTCTATGAATAATCTGATGCGGGTTGAGAGTGGGGGAGATCAACATAAAATCACATCCTACCCAAGTGTGGACACTGAAGCAGATACTTCCACATTATGTTcttgagaagagcctgctggaccaggcaaaTGACCCTTTCTAgtccagtggccaagcagatgcctttgggaagccgtcaagcaggatttgagcacaagagcaattctcccctccagaagtttccagcaaatgggattcagaagtattgctgcttCTGACCAGGAGGCCGAGCATAgacatcctggctaggagccacccATGGCCTCTCGgccattcctcttcctcctcctccatggatttgtctcgttctctttcaaagccattcaaGCGGGTGGCCATCTCCGCCTCTTCTGGAAATGAGTTCCATAGTGTAACTCTGTCAGCTGACCTGCGTTCAAGATGGAGGTCTACTTCTATTCTGGACACTTCTGACAGACCTTCTTAATAAGCTCCAGCTTAATATCAAATAATGGAAAGGTATTCTGAATGGGCTCACTGAGCTTTGCATTGCAGGCCCCCAGACCGTGGGTCCCTGAGAGACAGTGTGATTCACTTTAAACTTGTTTTTAGAGCCTTTGAAAATCTGCACAAACTTCAGTACAAGGATTCTGAATTGCAAGCTTAGCGTCATTGTGTCTGCCCAGAGacccaggcaaaaatgttcccatgcaaccagacctttggctgattagcagtcaatgtgcttttaaatgtgttttttggaCGGGAgcattactgttttgtttttgttcttgttcttattatgtACTTTGAGGGTTTTACATTGTTAACTGCCTTGTGGTTTTCAGATGAAGgatgatatacaaatttaattaggAGGAGACAGAGGAGTAATAGAGGTCAATATCACTTGTAACAATACCagtcttgtttttctcttttgtttttgaaGACACAAGTGAAAGATTCAGAAAGTCACAAACTGAAAACAGGAACAAAAGAATATCTGAAGACACCATGGCAGAAGCTGCAAAGCCAAAGTCTGCAACAGGTATAaacccggggtggggtggggtgtggagaACATTTTTCAGGTTTCTAAGATATGTCAAAGACTTATAGGTCAGCCATACTGAAAACAGGCGTCTCCTGCTGGAGTCTGAACTGCACTTAGCAGCCCCTTTCATGATGGCAGCCCCTCAGCTGCCCTCTTCAGCCTCCGCTCTGAGGTGCTTATGGGGAAGAGGGTTCTGTGGCCTTTGTGCAGTGGCTGTATCCTGCCATGTCGCCCTTCTGGTTTCTCTGGCCTGGTATCAGTGCTGCAATCACGAGAGGAATCCAGAACTGCCCCCAGCTGCAACTGCAAGATCTGTCACTGTTAAGACAGACAAGGCAAGAGCTGGGGGGGCGGGGCAGAGTCCTGTTTCCCAGCAGGggccatttcccacaatgcttagggaagcagcagctgcagcctctGGAAGGCAGGCCAGGTGACCCCTAGAAGCCCaaccccacgggggggggggggacgaaaccCTGACCAAGGGTGTGCCCTGCACGGTTGCCCTGGAGCCTGAGAGCAGGACTTCTAGTGGATCAGGCCCTCTTTAGAATGCTGGC
The Podarcis muralis chromosome 1, rPodMur119.hap1.1, whole genome shotgun sequence DNA segment above includes these coding regions:
- the LOC114600179 gene encoding LOW QUALITY PROTEIN: cytochrome P450 2H1 (The sequence of the model RefSeq protein was modified relative to this genomic sequence to represent the inferred CDS: inserted 2 bases in 1 codon) gives rise to the protein MRDLLQIAVKNSKMGKTCTCSSNLGNLMSDVDMCRGIHSTVXNVNKIMRGTVRRKAPGRQRLPPGPQPLPWVGNILQLDTKDFPRSLEKLSQRYGPIFTIHLGSQRVVVLYGHEVAQEALLAQGDSFGARGSNPILAKTANGTGIGFSNGETWRQLRQFAVATLGSLEVGERSFEERIQEEASFLVERLRNTNGRPFDPSRFLSQATANILCSVSFGSRFDYEDEEFLGFIRLVQENALLQSSPMTKLYNIFPTILEYFPGSHKKIFKNTEELKRFISRRVKRHQETTKPSQPQDFIDAFLVKMEQEKQNSGSVFDLQSLVRSILDLFIGGAESTSLTLSYALLTLMKHPEVKEKVHQEIDTVIGSSRSPCMADLGKMPYTDAVIHEIHRTLVLVPLNLPHETTKDTLFRQYFIPKGTTVFPALKPSLHDSSEFPNPLQFDPGHFLDDNGGLKESKFFIPLSVGQRACIGKKLVDMTIFVTLTSILQHFDLVPLVAPEDLDASPAPAFLTMVPKAYQLRVAPR